The Dethiosulfovibrio peptidovorans DSM 11002 nucleotide sequence CGGTTGGACCGACGTGCCTCTGTCGGAGGATGGCGTTAAGGAAGCTCATCGGGCCGGAAGGCTTTTGGCCGGAGAGGGATATTCCTTCGATTCTGCCTATACATCAACGTTGAAAAGGGCCATAAAGACCCTGTGGATAGTCATGGAAGAGATGGATTTGATGTGGCTTCCCGTATACAAGTCATGGAGACTAAACGAGAGACACTACGGAGCGCTTCAGGGGTACAACAAGGCGGAGATGGCGGCGGAGAGAGGCGAGGCCCAGGTTAAGCTCTGGCGAAGGAGCTACGATGTTCCACCTCCTCCTCTTCAGGATGACGATCCCAGATACCCCGGTAAAGACCCGAGATACTCTGGTCTGTCCAAGGACGATATCCCTCGTTCCGAGTGTCTTAAGGATACGGTCGACCGCTTTCTCCCCTACTGGAACGAGGTGATCGCTCCGGCTATAAGATCGGGAGAGAAGGTCCTCATAGTCGCCCATGGCAACAGTCTTAGGGCTCTCGTAAAATATCTGG carries:
- the gpmA gene encoding 2,3-diphosphoglycerate-dependent phosphoglycerate mutase, with translation MVHKLVLLRHGESVWNKENRFTGWTDVPLSEDGVKEAHRAGRLLAGEGYSFDSAYTSTLKRAIKTLWIVMEEMDLMWLPVYKSWRLNERHYGALQGYNKAEMAAERGEAQVKLWRRSYDVPPPPLQDDDPRYPGKDPRYSGLSKDDIPRSECLKDTVDRFLPYWNEVIAPAIRSGEKVLIVAHGNSLRALVKYLDRIPDDDIPGVNIPTGIPLVYELDEELKPQNHYYLGDAGSVLKAQQAVANQGKAK